The proteins below come from a single Dinghuibacter silviterrae genomic window:
- a CDS encoding Crp/Fnr family transcriptional regulator has product MFCDLSSCFLCTHCIPEWKEVIALRKQTLSFKKGQPVFSEGEPVEGIFFVYSGSVKVHQQWGADKELILRFARAGDVLGYRGQAAGVHPVTATPLEATQVCHIPQSLLEATFKANPSFLYQMMQLYAGELQEAERRMRHLALTEVRGRIADALLTIRGTFGEGPEGFVSIPITRQDIASYAGTSYETVFKLFTEWTGQGILDTSGKYIRILDDTKLQALIPQ; this is encoded by the coding sequence ATGTTTTGCGACCTCTCCAGTTGTTTTTTATGTACCCACTGTATCCCGGAATGGAAGGAAGTCATTGCCTTGCGCAAACAAACCCTGTCGTTCAAAAAAGGGCAACCGGTCTTTTCGGAGGGAGAGCCGGTCGAAGGCATCTTTTTCGTCTATAGCGGTTCGGTCAAGGTGCATCAACAATGGGGAGCGGATAAGGAGCTGATCCTCCGCTTTGCCCGGGCCGGGGACGTCCTGGGATACCGGGGACAGGCGGCGGGTGTACACCCCGTCACCGCCACCCCCCTGGAAGCCACCCAGGTGTGCCATATCCCCCAATCCCTGTTGGAGGCCACCTTTAAAGCCAACCCATCCTTTCTGTACCAGATGATGCAGCTCTATGCAGGCGAGCTCCAGGAGGCGGAAAGGCGGATGCGTCACCTGGCCCTTACAGAGGTCAGGGGACGCATCGCCGACGCCTTGCTGACGATCCGGGGCACCTTTGGGGAAGGACCCGAAGGCTTCGTCAGCATCCCTATTACCCGCCAGGACATCGCTTCCTATGCCGGTACCAGCTACGAAACGGTCTTTAAGCTGTTTACGGAATGGACGGGCCAGGGTATCCTGGATACGTCAGGGAAGTATATTAGGATTCTGGACGACACAAAGCTTCAGGCACTTATTCCCCAGTAA
- a CDS encoding siderophore-interacting protein, translated as MMAATDLTTIGLLEKTVLKTGRVTGVRPWEPGTFVEIDLHLPGVDMTRWSEAQHIKCRVNHFTFREYTIAGWDAPTHTGTLYIDAAHDGPGSRWARSVKPGDRLYYTGVGRSPFAPAPLSRLVCLGDETGVGHFLALRQLLPRTSSLTGAILMGEAAHRACFGDFLRMPLEPLCDSLEDWVTDRKELLDEGVFYVAGQNGLVRDLKRALRVRGVEPERIKAQGFWG; from the coding sequence ATGATGGCTGCGACAGATCTGACAACTATAGGCTTGTTGGAAAAGACCGTCCTGAAAACCGGACGGGTGACCGGTGTGCGCCCCTGGGAGCCCGGCACCTTCGTGGAGATCGACCTGCACCTGCCTGGCGTCGACATGACCCGGTGGAGCGAAGCCCAACATATCAAGTGCCGGGTAAACCACTTTACCTTCCGGGAATACACCATTGCGGGCTGGGACGCGCCTACGCATACGGGCACGTTGTATATAGACGCCGCCCACGACGGACCGGGCAGCCGCTGGGCGAGGTCTGTCAAACCCGGCGACCGGTTGTATTATACCGGGGTCGGCCGTTCTCCTTTCGCCCCGGCGCCTTTGTCCCGCCTCGTTTGTCTGGGGGACGAAACCGGTGTGGGACACTTTCTCGCCCTCCGGCAACTCCTGCCCCGTACTTCCTCCCTGACGGGCGCCATCCTGATGGGAGAAGCGGCGCACCGGGCTTGTTTCGGCGATTTTCTGAGAATGCCGTTGGAGCCCCTGTGCGATTCCCTGGAGGATTGGGTGACGGACCGCAAAGAACTGTTGGACGAGGGGGTCTTTTATGTAGCGGGGCAAAACGGTCTCGTGCGTGACCTGAAACGCGCATTGCGTGTTCGGGGCGTGGAACCGGAGCGCATCAAGGCGCAAGGCTTTTGGGGCTGA
- a CDS encoding class I SAM-dependent methyltransferase: protein MDTSSLNPTQRFSDRVDNYVKYRPTYPQAIIAFLRDTIHLNRKNVIADIGSGTGIFTDLLLRHGFTVIGVEPNQAMREAGDKYLAHFHHFTSRDGRAEATGLEDKSVDLITAAQAFHWMDPGPTRLEFDRILKPGGHVLLVWNVRLTDTPFLRAIEDLKRNRGNNYDAIHASHANEEKINAFFAPAEVRQKSFRHDQIMDFEAIKGQLLSSSYMPQEGQAGYDEMIVELGEIFQKYNENGVVHMEYETRLFLV, encoded by the coding sequence ATGGACACCTCCTCACTGAACCCTACGCAACGGTTCTCCGATAGGGTCGATAACTATGTCAAGTACCGCCCCACCTACCCGCAGGCCATCATTGCTTTCCTGCGTGACACCATCCATCTGAATCGAAAAAACGTCATCGCCGACATCGGCTCCGGCACCGGGATCTTTACCGACCTGCTGCTCCGGCACGGCTTTACGGTCATCGGCGTCGAGCCCAACCAGGCCATGCGTGAAGCAGGAGACAAATACCTGGCGCACTTCCACCACTTTACCAGCCGGGACGGGCGGGCGGAAGCCACCGGCCTGGAAGACAAAAGTGTGGACCTGATCACGGCGGCCCAGGCCTTTCACTGGATGGACCCCGGTCCGACACGTCTGGAATTCGACCGCATCCTCAAACCGGGAGGACACGTGCTGCTGGTCTGGAACGTGCGCCTGACCGACACCCCGTTCCTGAGGGCCATCGAGGACCTCAAGCGAAACAGGGGCAACAATTACGACGCCATCCATGCCAGCCATGCCAACGAGGAGAAGATCAATGCCTTCTTCGCCCCCGCGGAAGTTCGTCAGAAGTCCTTCCGGCATGACCAGATCATGGACTTCGAGGCGATCAAGGGGCAACTCTTGTCCTCGTCCTACATGCCCCAGGAAGGACAGGCCGGGTACGACGAGATGATCGTAGAGCTTGGGGAAATCTTTCAGAAGTACAACGAAAACGGGGTCGTCCACATGGAATACGAGACCAGGCTGTTCCTTGTATAA
- a CDS encoding SusC/RagA family TonB-linked outer membrane protein has translation MRNLLTPMLTLLAGLLLYGSATAQTRLTGRVTDPSGEPIPNATIREKGTRHGTSANERGVFTLTVSSERAILVITAVGYDAIEEPVRGRPSVTVQLNLDTHTLSDVVVTGVGVATSKKKVAIDVASVSAQDFAKSATSDIGSALIGQIAGAQIQQTTGSPNSSVNIILRGINTINNGPGPIILVDGIKVSDINGIDPAIVDHVEVVKGAAAGMLYGSEGANGAIQIFTKRGARNSRMAVTVSSKLSLDNVLTGKRPLNAGFHHYVTDAQGYVLDATGNRLTHDAVGYWPDPVEEDYNSNPSVTNSEPFVGLPLYNHLKQAYQQASTYTNAVNILGGGDKTDYSFTASRLDQQSIFGNKYNRTNMTLNLGLQLAKGLTFRTNTQGIFGYDDLLNGNRFGLINTYPWIDFTWRDSIGNLVLKPKNENQLNSLSERQWHQHYNKSYRVLQDVGLNYKFRRFLELDYKIGVDFNITDAYDYYLNQDGTLQSDLFWGPSREGSVTDQYTLYTKVNSLATAFLRVDFDKDLKLHIPLKSTTQFAYDYWSTNERYYYAEGTSLPPFQPANINLATNKTSGDYAEARTSYGLLLNETLDYANLFGVSGGFRSDYSSEFGDAHTPFTFPRGTVYFRPSELMHSTEVTDWKLRAAYGSAGTPPTGAYDRQVTLNTATLGGGVSLTLPTTASNPELKVQRTYELEIGTDLTLAPAKGPWLSSLTLSGSYWQHKSKDVIQIAQVAPSSGYGGTDDNLVDLSSKGVDLSLDAFVANMRNFSWTLGVRFGKAATTLDKVSNGKDVITGEFISRQGQQLGTFYGQEPLHSIGQLEADGKTPYISPSQAANYTLVNGNVVNTTTYQGMVTNAADLKVMGHALPKYTASLINRFTVLKRLALSVQFDMVHGNSIYNITRQWLYRDRLSKDFDQPVTIAGKTGAFVAYYNSYYNSTSPISWFIEDGSFIRLRDVSLTYTLDPSWLGHTRFVRSLALTVGGRNLLTFTKYHGLDPENTGSDSNNNFNLGVDDFGIPNMKSYQFGLTAGF, from the coding sequence ATGAGAAACTTGCTTACACCAATGCTGACATTGTTGGCGGGGCTGCTATTGTATGGCTCCGCCACCGCCCAGACCCGGCTGACGGGCCGGGTGACCGATCCCTCCGGGGAGCCCATTCCCAACGCCACCATCCGCGAAAAAGGCACCCGTCACGGCACTTCCGCCAACGAACGGGGTGTCTTCACCCTCACCGTTTCTTCGGAAAGGGCCATCCTGGTGATCACCGCGGTAGGGTATGACGCTATCGAGGAGCCCGTACGAGGCCGGCCCAGCGTCACCGTTCAACTCAACCTCGACACACATACACTTTCGGATGTGGTGGTCACAGGCGTAGGTGTCGCCACCAGTAAGAAAAAGGTGGCGATAGACGTGGCCAGCGTTTCGGCCCAGGACTTTGCCAAAAGCGCCACGTCCGATATAGGGTCCGCCCTGATCGGTCAGATTGCCGGGGCGCAGATCCAGCAAACCACGGGCTCCCCCAATTCCAGCGTCAACATCATTCTCCGCGGCATCAATACCATCAACAACGGACCCGGCCCCATCATCCTGGTGGATGGGATCAAGGTCAGCGACATCAACGGCATAGACCCCGCGATCGTGGACCACGTGGAAGTGGTCAAGGGCGCGGCGGCCGGGATGTTGTACGGATCCGAGGGGGCCAACGGCGCCATCCAGATCTTTACCAAACGCGGCGCCCGGAACAGTCGCATGGCCGTGACCGTGAGCTCGAAGCTGAGCCTGGACAACGTCCTGACGGGCAAACGGCCGCTCAACGCGGGCTTCCACCACTACGTCACCGACGCGCAAGGCTATGTCCTCGACGCCACGGGCAACCGCCTCACCCACGACGCGGTGGGGTATTGGCCCGATCCCGTGGAGGAAGACTACAACAGCAACCCTTCCGTCACCAACAGCGAACCCTTTGTCGGCCTGCCGTTGTACAACCACCTGAAACAGGCCTACCAACAGGCCAGCACCTATACAAACGCTGTCAATATCCTGGGCGGGGGCGACAAGACCGACTATAGCTTTACGGCATCGAGGCTCGACCAGCAAAGCATCTTCGGCAACAAATACAACCGGACCAACATGACCCTCAACCTCGGGTTACAGCTCGCCAAAGGGCTGACGTTCCGGACCAATACCCAGGGCATCTTCGGATACGACGACCTCCTCAACGGCAACCGCTTCGGCCTGATCAATACCTATCCCTGGATCGACTTCACGTGGAGGGACTCAATCGGGAACCTGGTGCTCAAACCCAAAAACGAGAACCAGCTCAACTCCCTGTCCGAACGCCAGTGGCACCAGCACTACAACAAGTCGTACCGCGTCCTCCAGGACGTCGGCCTGAACTATAAGTTCCGTCGTTTTCTGGAGCTGGACTACAAGATCGGCGTGGACTTCAACATCACCGACGCCTACGACTATTACCTCAACCAGGACGGCACGCTCCAGTCCGATCTTTTCTGGGGACCCAGCCGGGAAGGTTCGGTCACCGACCAATACACCCTGTATACAAAGGTCAACTCCCTGGCGACCGCGTTTCTAAGGGTGGACTTCGACAAGGACCTGAAACTGCACATCCCGCTCAAGTCCACCACCCAGTTTGCCTACGACTACTGGTCGACCAACGAACGGTACTACTACGCCGAAGGCACCAGCCTTCCCCCCTTCCAACCCGCCAACATCAACCTCGCCACCAACAAGACCTCCGGGGACTATGCGGAGGCCCGGACGTCCTACGGACTCCTGCTCAACGAAACCCTGGACTATGCAAACCTCTTTGGGGTCTCCGGGGGTTTCCGTTCGGACTATTCATCGGAGTTCGGGGATGCCCATACCCCTTTTACTTTTCCCCGGGGAACCGTCTACTTCCGTCCATCCGAACTGATGCACAGCACGGAAGTCACCGACTGGAAGCTGCGGGCGGCCTATGGGTCTGCCGGTACACCCCCCACCGGGGCATACGACCGCCAGGTGACCCTCAACACCGCCACACTGGGAGGCGGCGTCTCGCTGACCCTGCCCACCACCGCGTCCAACCCAGAGCTGAAGGTGCAGCGCACGTATGAGCTGGAAATCGGAACCGACCTCACGCTCGCCCCCGCCAAAGGCCCCTGGCTGAGCAGCCTGACGCTGTCGGGGTCCTACTGGCAGCACAAAAGCAAAGACGTCATCCAGATTGCCCAGGTCGCGCCTTCTTCCGGGTATGGCGGCACCGACGACAACCTCGTGGACCTCTCTTCCAAGGGCGTCGACCTTTCCCTGGACGCCTTCGTAGCCAATATGCGCAACTTCAGCTGGACCCTTGGGGTGCGCTTTGGCAAAGCCGCGACCACCCTTGACAAGGTCTCCAACGGCAAGGACGTCATCACCGGTGAGTTTATCAGCCGCCAGGGCCAACAGCTCGGCACCTTTTACGGACAGGAGCCCCTGCACAGCATCGGCCAGCTCGAAGCCGACGGCAAGACGCCGTACATCAGCCCTTCCCAGGCAGCCAATTACACCCTTGTGAATGGAAACGTCGTCAACACCACCACTTACCAGGGAATGGTCACCAACGCGGCCGACCTCAAAGTGATGGGGCACGCGCTGCCCAAATACACGGCGTCGCTCATCAACCGGTTTACCGTCCTGAAACGGCTTGCGCTCTCCGTGCAATTCGACATGGTCCATGGGAACAGCATCTACAACATCACGCGCCAATGGTTGTACCGCGACCGGTTGTCCAAAGACTTCGACCAGCCCGTGACGATCGCGGGTAAGACGGGTGCCTTTGTCGCCTACTATAACAGTTATTACAACAGCACCAGCCCCATCTCCTGGTTTATCGAAGACGGGTCTTTTATCCGTTTGCGGGACGTCTCGCTGACGTACACCCTCGACCCCTCCTGGCTGGGCCATACCCGTTTTGTCCGCAGCCTGGCGCTGACGGTAGGCGGCCGAAACCTGCTCACGTTTACCAAGTACCACGGACTCGACCCGGAAAACACCGGCTCGGACAGCAACAACAATTTCAACTTAGGCGTGGATGACTTTGGCATTCCCAACATGAAGTCTTATCAATTCGGTCTCACGGCCGGTTTCTAA
- a CDS encoding helix-turn-helix domain-containing protein, with protein MQHMNKNTVCTKSVLESIHSLRRNREYSQDFMAYKLGISQNAFSKLESGKTPLTMERFFKIAELLQVSPVELLEGEVRVTGLAAASA; from the coding sequence ATGCAGCATATGAACAAAAACACCGTTTGCACCAAATCGGTACTGGAAAGCATCCACAGCTTGCGCAGGAACCGTGAGTACTCTCAGGATTTTATGGCCTACAAACTGGGCATCTCCCAAAACGCGTTCTCCAAACTGGAGTCCGGCAAGACACCCCTGACGATGGAGCGGTTCTTCAAAATCGCGGAACTGCTCCAGGTGTCCCCCGTCGAGCTCCTGGAAGGAGAAGTACGCGTGACGGGTCTTGCCGCCGCCAGCGCTTAA
- a CDS encoding chloride channel protein has protein sequence MINHRRVLFLSLQALFNAILIGFIAKGLVYLIECITGLAFYGKFTPMTGPSGHHLGGLVVLVPILGGLIVGVMARFGSTAIRGHGIPEAMEKIILEDSKIPWPITFLKPISAAISIGTGGPFGAEGPIIATGGAFGSVTGQIAHISAEERKVLLAAGACAGMSAIFGSPLAGVLLAIELLLFEFSARSIIPVGLACATGAAMHLLLFGSEPVFAMAAIPLPSPSALAAYTGAGVVIGLIATGITWTVYAVEDAFEHLPIHWMWWPAIGAVVVGVVGYFAPYTMGVGYDNIRTLLTGNIPLTLILGLCLLKYLSWVISLGSGTSGGTLAPLFTIGGALGLLLGLGMVRLFPSAGINLETCALIGMAALFAGASRALLTAIVFSLETTGQMHGLLPLLGACTAAYFVSFFFMKGSIMTEKILRRGVAAPDAYEPDLLQGVLVRQLFTPSAAPQALPVGIDGLIPPPSVYATDNAATAARLMGSAGTDQLHVLESEKDPRVIGVLTASSLLHYYAAQKGREETYHSPLATRKWLVRGRKMIHHRK, from the coding sequence ATGATTAATCATCGGCGCGTCCTTTTCCTGAGTCTGCAGGCCCTATTCAATGCTATCCTCATCGGTTTTATTGCTAAAGGCCTGGTTTACTTGATCGAATGCATTACCGGTCTTGCTTTTTATGGCAAATTCACCCCCATGACGGGCCCATCCGGCCATCACCTGGGGGGACTTGTCGTCCTGGTCCCCATCTTAGGCGGTCTTATCGTCGGGGTGATGGCCCGTTTTGGCTCTACGGCCATCCGTGGTCACGGGATCCCCGAAGCCATGGAAAAAATCATCCTGGAAGACAGTAAGATACCCTGGCCGATCACGTTTCTAAAACCCATTTCAGCGGCCATTTCCATCGGTACGGGTGGTCCGTTCGGCGCGGAAGGCCCCATCATCGCCACGGGCGGCGCCTTTGGCTCCGTAACGGGGCAGATCGCCCACATCTCGGCCGAAGAGCGAAAAGTGCTGCTGGCCGCCGGCGCCTGCGCGGGTATGTCCGCCATCTTTGGCAGCCCTTTGGCGGGCGTGCTGCTGGCGATAGAATTGCTTTTGTTTGAATTCTCCGCACGCTCCATCATCCCGGTGGGGCTGGCCTGCGCGACCGGCGCGGCCATGCACCTGTTGCTTTTTGGATCGGAACCCGTCTTTGCCATGGCAGCCATCCCCCTGCCGTCGCCCTCCGCCCTTGCGGCGTATACGGGCGCCGGGGTCGTCATCGGTTTAATCGCCACGGGCATCACCTGGACCGTGTATGCCGTCGAGGACGCCTTCGAACACCTCCCCATCCACTGGATGTGGTGGCCCGCCATTGGGGCCGTCGTGGTGGGCGTCGTCGGTTATTTCGCCCCTTATACGATGGGGGTGGGGTATGACAACATCCGAACCTTGTTGACGGGGAACATCCCCCTGACGCTGATTTTAGGTCTTTGTTTGCTGAAATACCTGTCCTGGGTCATCTCGCTGGGCAGCGGCACCTCCGGGGGGACGCTCGCACCCTTGTTTACGATCGGCGGCGCCCTGGGGCTTTTGTTGGGGCTGGGGATGGTCCGGCTTTTCCCATCCGCGGGGATCAACCTCGAAACCTGCGCCCTGATCGGGATGGCCGCCCTGTTTGCCGGGGCCTCCCGCGCCCTCCTCACCGCCATCGTTTTCTCCCTGGAGACGACGGGCCAGATGCACGGGTTGTTGCCCCTGTTGGGCGCTTGTACGGCGGCATACTTCGTCTCCTTTTTCTTCATGAAGGGGAGCATCATGACGGAAAAGATCCTTCGCCGCGGGGTTGCCGCCCCGGATGCGTACGAACCGGATTTGCTGCAGGGCGTCCTGGTGCGCCAATTGTTTACACCCTCCGCCGCTCCCCAGGCGTTGCCGGTCGGGATCGATGGGCTCATCCCTCCTCCGTCTGTATACGCTACCGATAACGCCGCCACGGCGGCACGCCTGATGGGCTCGGCGGGTACGGATCAACTTCATGTTCTGGAAAGCGAGAAGGATCCCCGTGTCATCGGTGTCCTGACGGCGTCCAGCCTGTTGCACTATTATGCAGCACAAAAAGGGCGGGAGGAAACCTATCATTCTCCTTTGGCGACCCGGAAGTGGCTGGTGCGCGGGCGGAAGATGATACACCACCGGAAATAG
- a CDS encoding peptidase domain-containing ABC transporter: MRLFRLGTMPARSRVKQRDVTDCGAACLVSVAAWYHLSLPVARVRQYASTDTRGTNVLGLVEGAERLGFQAKGVKGPFEGLPRIPLPAIVHVVLKNGLAHYFVLYRVGRRFIWVMDPADGQYHRMTHEDFKAVWTGVALLLLPGGSFQPGNEKGSHLRRFWYLLAPHRSVCLQALVGAMAYTVLGLSTSVYVQKIVDNVLVDGNKGLLTTLSLGMLAVLLLQAVIGNVKSVFALKTGQQIDARLILGYYKHVLSLPQRFFDTMRVGEIISRINDAVKIRTFINEVAITMVVNVFVVFFSFTLMFLYYWKLALMMLVLLPVYGLVYKASDLLNKKLQRRLMENSADLSSHVVESLNSVATIKAFGLEDFSNDRTETRFVRLLKTVFQASMGNMYIGTAATFFTGAFSIALLWTGSLFVLDHALSPGELLSFYALLGYFTGPAMGLIGANNSIQNALIAADRLFEILDVEQETHEAACALTPDMIGDITFRDVSFRYGTRTDVFRNFNLSIKKGVITAVVGESGSGKSTLAALLQNLYPLQAGHVLVGDMDVRYISPSSLRRRIGVVPQQIDLFAGTILENIAVGEFDPDLKEVMRITRLLGITEFIEKLPLGFQTPLGEHGVNLSGGQRQRLAIARALYRDPDILILDEATSALDPISDQLVQDAVRTLRAGGKTILVIAHRLSTVMHADTIVVLQEGRLIGEGTHAELLETSKVYAHLWKRHQGTHLQT, encoded by the coding sequence ATGCGGTTATTTCGTTTGGGGACCATGCCGGCCAGGAGCCGGGTCAAACAGCGGGACGTCACCGACTGCGGGGCCGCCTGTCTGGTGTCCGTGGCGGCCTGGTACCACCTGTCGCTGCCGGTGGCCCGGGTACGGCAATACGCCTCTACGGACACCCGGGGCACCAACGTCCTGGGGCTTGTGGAGGGGGCCGAACGCCTGGGTTTCCAGGCCAAGGGGGTCAAGGGACCCTTCGAAGGGCTGCCCCGTATCCCGCTCCCGGCCATCGTCCATGTCGTGTTAAAAAACGGGCTGGCCCACTACTTCGTCCTTTATCGCGTCGGCCGGCGTTTTATCTGGGTGATGGACCCGGCCGACGGTCAATATCACCGGATGACGCACGAGGACTTCAAGGCCGTTTGGACGGGCGTGGCCCTTCTCCTGTTGCCCGGTGGGTCCTTCCAGCCGGGGAATGAAAAAGGGTCCCACCTGCGCCGCTTTTGGTACCTCCTGGCCCCCCATCGTTCGGTATGTCTCCAGGCATTGGTGGGCGCCATGGCCTATACGGTCCTGGGACTGTCCACGTCCGTCTATGTCCAGAAGATCGTGGACAACGTCCTGGTGGATGGAAACAAGGGCCTCCTGACCACCCTCAGCCTGGGCATGCTGGCTGTCCTCCTGCTCCAGGCTGTCATCGGCAACGTCAAAAGCGTCTTTGCGTTAAAGACCGGGCAACAGATCGACGCCCGGCTCATCCTGGGGTATTACAAACACGTCCTTAGCCTGCCCCAGCGTTTTTTCGACACCATGCGCGTGGGCGAGATCATCTCCCGGATCAACGACGCGGTGAAGATCCGGACGTTTATCAACGAGGTGGCCATCACGATGGTCGTCAATGTATTTGTGGTCTTTTTTTCCTTTACCCTCATGTTCCTGTACTATTGGAAGCTGGCGCTGATGATGCTCGTCCTGTTGCCGGTGTACGGGCTCGTGTACAAGGCCAGCGACCTGCTGAACAAAAAGCTGCAGCGCAGGTTGATGGAGAACAGCGCCGACCTCAGCAGCCACGTCGTCGAATCCCTGAACTCCGTGGCCACGATCAAGGCGTTCGGTCTGGAGGATTTTTCCAACGACCGGACGGAGACTCGTTTCGTCCGGCTGCTCAAAACCGTGTTTCAGGCCTCTATGGGCAATATGTATATCGGCACCGCCGCCACCTTTTTCACGGGGGCCTTTAGCATCGCCCTTTTGTGGACGGGCTCCCTGTTTGTCCTCGACCACGCCCTAAGCCCGGGCGAACTCCTGTCCTTTTACGCACTCCTGGGATATTTTACCGGGCCCGCCATGGGGCTCATCGGGGCCAACAACAGCATCCAGAACGCGCTGATCGCCGCCGACCGTCTTTTCGAGATCCTGGACGTGGAGCAGGAGACCCACGAAGCCGCCTGCGCCCTGACCCCCGATATGATCGGCGACATCACGTTCCGGGACGTCTCCTTCCGCTATGGCACGCGGACCGACGTATTCAGGAACTTCAACCTGTCGATCAAAAAAGGCGTCATCACAGCCGTTGTCGGCGAAAGCGGCTCGGGTAAGTCTACCCTGGCGGCCCTTTTACAAAACCTTTATCCCTTGCAGGCGGGGCACGTGCTCGTGGGCGATATGGATGTCCGTTATATCAGCCCTTCGTCCCTGCGCCGCCGGATCGGTGTGGTCCCCCAACAGATCGATCTTTTCGCGGGAACCATTCTGGAGAACATCGCGGTGGGGGAATTCGACCCCGACCTGAAAGAGGTCATGCGCATCACCCGTTTGCTCGGCATCACGGAGTTTATCGAAAAACTGCCCCTGGGCTTTCAGACGCCCCTGGGAGAACACGGCGTCAACCTGTCCGGCGGTCAACGCCAACGCCTGGCGATCGCCCGGGCGTTGTACCGTGACCCGGACATCCTCATCCTGGACGAGGCGACGTCGGCCCTGGACCCCATCAGCGACCAGTTGGTACAGGACGCCGTCCGCACCTTGCGTGCGGGGGGGAAGACCATCCTGGTGATCGCCCATCGTTTGAGTACGGTGATGCACGCCGACACCATCGTCGTCCTGCAGGAAGGCCGTTTGATCGGAGAAGGTACCCATGCAGAATTGCTGGAGACAAGCAAGGTCTACGCCCACCTCTGGAAACGCCACCAGGGCACCCACCTTCAAACCTGA
- a CDS encoding HlyD family secretion protein, translating to MAQLFPIAILENSTYSWLPKVTVRGQLLYSLLLLALAAGVVATFYIKVDVSLTAQGLVRPVAEKTEIRSPLSGTIAEVLATDGATVHEGALLLRLRQEVSDSKLAETDYDLGEHEKYIHDLELLASGRTDGLRSAQYQGQYAKYQSQLAEQRTTIAKLRTEVATDRTLLSEHVIAPKEYQDKSYEYDKALAAYQSAMAQQRSDWADQLGKLRLEAGGLSADASALRQEKEGALIKAPVGGTLQQFEGRQPGGFVQAGEILAVISPDSNIVAECAVSPRDVGFIRPGMAVRCQVDAFNYNEWGVVEGKVVSVGNDFILQDGHPVFKVRCSFAKTYLEMRSGLRGNLKKGMTLQARFLLTRRTLYQLLYDRTSDWLKT from the coding sequence ATGGCTCAGTTGTTTCCGATCGCTATCCTCGAAAATTCTACCTATTCCTGGCTGCCGAAAGTGACGGTCAGGGGGCAGCTGTTGTATTCGCTGCTCCTGCTCGCGCTGGCGGCCGGTGTTGTTGCTACCTTCTACATAAAAGTGGATGTATCGCTGACGGCCCAGGGGCTTGTCCGGCCCGTCGCCGAAAAAACCGAAATCCGTAGCCCCCTGTCGGGTACCATCGCCGAGGTCCTGGCAACGGATGGCGCCACGGTCCATGAAGGCGCGCTGTTGCTCCGGCTGCGCCAGGAGGTGTCCGACAGCAAGCTGGCGGAGACCGACTACGACCTGGGAGAACACGAGAAATACATCCACGACCTGGAGCTGCTCGCTTCGGGCCGGACCGACGGTCTGCGCTCCGCGCAATACCAGGGGCAGTATGCGAAGTACCAGTCGCAACTGGCGGAGCAACGGACAACGATCGCCAAGCTGCGGACCGAGGTCGCCACGGACCGTACCCTTCTTTCCGAACACGTGATTGCGCCCAAAGAATACCAGGACAAGTCGTACGAATATGACAAGGCCCTGGCTGCTTATCAATCCGCCATGGCCCAGCAGCGGAGCGACTGGGCGGACCAGCTGGGGAAGTTACGCCTGGAGGCGGGCGGCTTGTCCGCCGACGCGAGTGCGCTCCGCCAGGAAAAAGAGGGCGCCCTGATCAAAGCTCCCGTTGGAGGCACCCTTCAGCAATTCGAAGGACGCCAGCCGGGCGGGTTTGTACAAGCCGGTGAGATCCTTGCGGTGATCTCCCCCGATTCCAATATTGTCGCCGAGTGTGCCGTGTCCCCCCGGGACGTCGGTTTTATCCGGCCGGGTATGGCCGTACGCTGCCAGGTGGATGCGTTTAACTATAACGAGTGGGGGGTTGTCGAAGGAAAGGTCGTCTCCGTCGGAAACGACTTCATCCTCCAGGACGGTCACCCGGTGTTCAAGGTACGATGCAGCTTCGCCAAAACTTACCTGGAGATGCGCAGCGGCCTCCGGGGCAACCTGAAGAAGGGGATGACGCTCCAGGCCCGCTTCCTGTTGACACGCCGGACCCTGTACCAACTGTTATACGATAGGACCAGCGACTGGTTAAAAACATAA